The following are encoded in a window of Fusarium verticillioides 7600 chromosome 6, whole genome shotgun sequence genomic DNA:
- a CDS encoding glucosamine-6-phosphate deaminase, giving the protein MDEYVGLPRDDPNSYHSFMWKHFFSHVNIHPSNVHILDGNAASPEAECDAYEEAIKAAGGIDLFLAGIGEDGHIAFNEPGSSLASRTRVKTLAYDTILSNSRFFDNDVSRVPRMALTVGVQTVLEAREVVVIILGARKALALQKCVEQGVNHMWSLSCLQLHPHPMIVVDEDATLELQVKTVKYFKSIEKVAREQGFEQILPSKVRTGNVAIPETKIQRAQSPAIIAPEPITSHLLRATPAGDYSMRTPSPDLFPDRMASRIPEPNLNRRLTPNLEVQTDVPKTKVEMIDSAVAMSPDAPVANLLQPMTANIKAMRSPSPDLVPDSMASRIPEPDLSRRLTPNPELQKKINTIGAH; this is encoded by the exons ATGGACGAGTACGTCGGTCTTCCTCGAGACGACCCAAACTCCTACCACTCCTTCATGTGGAAGCACTTCTTCTCTCATGTCAACATTCATCCTTCCAACGTCCACATACTCGACGGCAACGCTGCCAGCCCGGAAGCCGAATGTGATGCATACGAGGAAGCTATCAAGGCAGCTGGTGGTATTGATCTCTTCTTGGCCGGTATTGGTGAAGACGGTCACATCGCTTTCAACGAACCCGGATCAAGCCTTGCCAGTCGCACTCGAGTCAAGACATTAGCATACGACACCATTCTATCCAACTCGCGCTTCTTTGACAACGATGTAAGCCGGGTGCCAAGAATGGCATTGACTGTGGGCGTCCAAACAGTCCTCGAAGCAAGAGAGGTTGTTGTCATTATCCTTGGAGCCCGCAAGGCGCTTGCATTGCAAAAATGCGTCGAACAAGGCGTCAACCACATGTGGTCACTATCATGCCTTCAGCTCCACCCTCATCCCATGATTGTCGTCGACGAGGACGCCACATTGGAACTTCAGGTAAAGACAGTCAAG tacttcaagagcatcgagAAAGTTGCTCGCGAGCAGGGATTCGAGCAGATTCTTCCCTCCAAAGTACGAACTGGCAACGTCGCTATTCCTGAAACCAAGATTCAGAGAGCTCAGAGTCCTGCGATTATCGCTCCGGAGCCGATTACTTCACATCTCTTGCGAGCGACACCTGCGGGCGACTACTCTATGAGAACCCCTTCGCCCGATTTGTTCCCCGACCGAATGGCATCGCGTATTCCAGAACCGAACCTGAACCGCAGACTTACGCCCAACCTCGAAGTTCAGACCGACGTCCCAAAGACGAAAGTTGAGATGATCGATAGCGCCGTCGCCATGTCTCCAGACGCCCCTGTCGCGAACTTGCTTCAGCCGATGACAGCAAACATTAAGGCAATGCGATCACCGTCGCCAGACCTAGTTCCCGACAGTATGGCCTCACGCATTCCTGAGCCAGA
- a CDS encoding glucosamine-6-phosphate deaminase, protein MRLIIRDDETEACKYVANYVVERINAFQPTPEHPFILGLPTGSSPIGVYDMLVRKYKAGEVSFENVVTFNMDEYVGLPRDDPNSYHSFMWKHFFSHVNIHPSNVHILDGNAASPEAECDAYEEAIKAAGGIDLFLAGIGEDGHIAFNEPGSSLASRTRVKTLAYDTILSNSRFFDNDVSRVPRMALTVGVQTVLEAREVVVIILGARKALALQKCVEQGVNHMWSLSCLQLHPHPMIVVDEDATLELQVKTVKYFKSIEKVAREQGFEQILPSKVRTGNVAIPETKIQRAQSPAIIAPEPITSHLLRATPAGDYSMRTPSPDLFPDRMASRIPEPNLNRRLTPNLEVQTDVPKTKVEMIDSAVAMSPDAPVANLLQPMTANIKAMRSPSPDLVPDSMASRIPEPDLSRRLTPNPELQKKINTIGAH, encoded by the exons ATGCGGCTCATCATCCGTGACGACGAGACTGAGGCATGCAAGTATGTCGCCAATTATGTCGTGGAGCGCATCAATGCCTTCCAACCCACACCCGAGCAtcccttcatcctcggccTCCCGACAGGCTCTAGCCCTATCGGAGTGTATGATATGCTAGTGCGCAAGTACAAGGCTGGCGAA GTCTCATTCGAGAATGTAGTCACCTTCAACATGGACGAGTACGTCGGTCTTCCTCGAGACGACCCAAACTCCTACCACTCCTTCATGTGGAAGCACTTCTTCTCTCATGTCAACATTCATCCTTCCAACGTCCACATACTCGACGGCAACGCTGCCAGCCCGGAAGCCGAATGTGATGCATACGAGGAAGCTATCAAGGCAGCTGGTGGTATTGATCTCTTCTTGGCCGGTATTGGTGAAGACGGTCACATCGCTTTCAACGAACCCGGATCAAGCCTTGCCAGTCGCACTCGAGTCAAGACATTAGCATACGACACCATTCTATCCAACTCGCGCTTCTTTGACAACGATGTAAGCCGGGTGCCAAGAATGGCATTGACTGTGGGCGTCCAAACAGTCCTCGAAGCAAGAGAGGTTGTTGTCATTATCCTTGGAGCCCGCAAGGCGCTTGCATTGCAAAAATGCGTCGAACAAGGCGTCAACCACATGTGGTCACTATCATGCCTTCAGCTCCACCCTCATCCCATGATTGTCGTCGACGAGGACGCCACATTGGAACTTCAGGTAAAGACAGTCAAG tacttcaagagcatcgagAAAGTTGCTCGCGAGCAGGGATTCGAGCAGATTCTTCCCTCCAAAGTACGAACTGGCAACGTCGCTATTCCTGAAACCAAGATTCAGAGAGCTCAGAGTCCTGCGATTATCGCTCCGGAGCCGATTACTTCACATCTCTTGCGAGCGACACCTGCGGGCGACTACTCTATGAGAACCCCTTCGCCCGATTTGTTCCCCGACCGAATGGCATCGCGTATTCCAGAACCGAACCTGAACCGCAGACTTACGCCCAACCTCGAAGTTCAGACCGACGTCCCAAAGACGAAAGTTGAGATGATCGATAGCGCCGTCGCCATGTCTCCAGACGCCCCTGTCGCGAACTTGCTTCAGCCGATGACAGCAAACATTAAGGCAATGCGATCACCGTCGCCAGACCTAGTTCCCGACAGTATGGCCTCACGCATTCCTGAGCCAGA